A single window of Granulicella mallensis MP5ACTX8 DNA harbors:
- a CDS encoding MFS transporter: MDRKQQARYSHWRTSVFSSSWLLYAGYYLCRKDVKILQMLPGADPSLGEVANLLFVFGLAYTIGQFFAGILADMKGSRITALIGGLISAVSTAAMVLGHTHRSLLILQMLNGLGQGCGFPALARLLSSWFERRERSTVVAWWSASYSLGGVVATGLAAWCATTPLLFPALGWKRSYLLPSVLLAALTIYFYLTTRDEPEDAGLPPLSVEDQAPAKSSWRTVIRRPEIQTIAAMYFFLKMTRYALLFWLPLYLVQTVHYSDVLAGSTSSLFEIFGFVGAVLATYISNRYFQARRYPVAAIMLFALGFMSLMEPLVSTMGWWASATSISLMGILIYGPDALIVSTAVLESVPHREAGRALAFVNGVGSIGQMFSPYLVTRFAHHYGWDNLFNLLLVTSLVSAGIMARKWNHSNLDSDHNSGNALPSLPENEFA, translated from the coding sequence TTGGATCGCAAGCAACAAGCCCGTTATAGCCACTGGAGGACCAGCGTCTTCTCGTCCAGTTGGCTGCTGTACGCGGGCTACTATCTCTGCCGCAAAGATGTGAAGATCCTGCAGATGCTGCCGGGAGCAGACCCCAGTCTCGGCGAGGTCGCCAACCTGCTCTTTGTCTTTGGGCTGGCCTACACCATCGGACAGTTCTTCGCCGGCATCCTTGCGGACATGAAAGGCTCCCGCATTACGGCCCTGATCGGAGGCCTCATCTCCGCGGTCAGCACGGCGGCGATGGTGCTGGGACACACGCATCGGTCGCTTCTAATTCTGCAGATGCTCAATGGACTGGGCCAGGGCTGCGGCTTTCCTGCCCTGGCAAGACTTTTGTCCTCCTGGTTCGAGCGCAGAGAACGGTCCACGGTAGTGGCATGGTGGAGCGCGAGCTATTCGCTGGGCGGTGTAGTCGCAACCGGTCTCGCGGCATGGTGCGCAACGACGCCGCTGCTGTTCCCTGCCCTTGGATGGAAGCGCAGCTACCTGTTGCCCTCAGTGCTGCTTGCCGCCCTGACGATCTACTTCTACCTGACCACCAGGGACGAGCCGGAAGACGCCGGTCTGCCGCCGTTGTCCGTCGAAGATCAGGCCCCTGCAAAATCAAGTTGGCGAACCGTCATTCGACGCCCGGAGATCCAGACCATTGCGGCCATGTACTTCTTCCTGAAGATGACGCGCTATGCCCTGCTCTTCTGGCTGCCTCTCTATCTCGTGCAGACCGTGCACTACTCGGATGTTCTGGCCGGCTCAACCTCTTCCCTGTTTGAGATCTTCGGTTTTGTGGGAGCCGTACTGGCCACCTACATCTCCAATCGCTACTTTCAGGCGCGGCGATACCCTGTTGCGGCCATCATGCTCTTCGCGCTCGGCTTCATGTCTCTGATGGAACCCCTGGTAAGCACCATGGGCTGGTGGGCCAGTGCGACGAGCATCTCCCTGATGGGCATCCTGATCTACGGCCCCGATGCCTTGATCGTGTCGACCGCCGTGCTGGAAAGCGTTCCGCATCGTGAAGCAGGGCGGGCGCTCGCTTTCGTCAACGGAGTCGGCTCTATCGGCCAGATGTTCTCCCCCTATCTGGTGACGCGTTTTGCCCATCACTACGGTTGGGACAACCTGTTCAATCTTCTGCTGGTCACCTCCCTGGTATCCGCCGGAATCATGGCCCGCAAGTGGAACCACAGCAACCTGGACTCAGACCATAACTCTGGCAATGCCCTTCCCTCGCTGCCGGAAAATGAGTTCGCATAG
- a CDS encoding phosphocholine-specific phospholipase C, with amino-acid sequence MKSRRDFLRTAAKSAGAAAGASMLPPSILKALAIPANRATGTIKDVEHVVILMQENRSFDHYFGSLKGVRGFNDPRPVRLPNGKPIWYQPPATVHTSRYHSRGLSHNATHVLPFYLNPQATTEFSPGTDHGWSSGHLAWNHGKHNQWVNQKQDVVTMGYLKRKDVSFHYALAEAFTICDSYHCSIHSNTAPNRIYLWSGTIDPRNAYGKKPNGPGMDERAHTNGYTWTTYPERLEANNVSWKLYQGGSGEPGTPTDNYTDNSLEFFSQYQVKEGASPTGPLVTKGVSDHTLVEFREDIVNNRLAQVSWIVAPYKYSEHPEACPTDGAYYINRIMEALTSNPEVWSKTVLFLNYDENDGQFDHIVPPMPPMTNQPNAQGMVSKDLVESLGDEFLDLDKYPENKRPVIPNADPGGIQPIGLGPRVPMLIISPWTTGGWVCSQLFDHTSVLRFLEARFDIPEPNISAWRRSLCGDLTSAFDFSGTPDTGVVRFEVPKHLASLHQPYHVPAVQAMPQQEPGTRRARAIPYELFAHCRLRDQETHSVGQKVWIDFANTGDSGAAFYVYDGRRPDENPRRYTISTGDSFSDYWLSADTQGIYDLSVYGPNGYFCRFRGNALEAASHGKPNPEVRVNYDVAAGNVWLSLANTGSAPCSLTIANAYGGAPHTYTLHPGKSVDDSWVLKSSSAWYDLSVTVAEAPEFLRRFAGHVETGRPSTSDPAIFAGE; translated from the coding sequence ATGAAAAGCAGACGCGACTTCCTGCGCACCGCCGCAAAATCGGCAGGAGCCGCCGCGGGAGCCTCGATGCTGCCGCCCAGCATCCTCAAGGCGCTTGCCATCCCCGCCAATCGCGCCACCGGCACGATCAAGGATGTGGAGCACGTCGTCATCCTGATGCAGGAGAACCGCTCCTTCGACCACTACTTCGGCAGTCTCAAAGGAGTGCGCGGCTTTAATGACCCGCGCCCGGTACGCCTCCCCAATGGCAAACCCATCTGGTATCAGCCTCCCGCCACCGTTCATACCAGCCGCTACCACTCGCGAGGTCTAAGCCACAACGCAACTCATGTGCTGCCGTTCTATCTGAACCCGCAGGCTACAACGGAATTTTCTCCCGGCACCGATCATGGCTGGAGCAGCGGCCATCTCGCCTGGAACCACGGCAAACATAACCAGTGGGTTAACCAGAAGCAGGATGTCGTCACGATGGGCTACCTGAAGCGCAAGGACGTGAGCTTCCACTACGCTCTGGCCGAGGCCTTCACCATCTGCGACTCCTATCACTGCTCCATCCACTCCAACACCGCACCCAACCGGATCTACCTGTGGTCTGGAACCATCGACCCGCGCAACGCCTACGGCAAAAAGCCGAACGGCCCCGGCATGGACGAACGCGCCCACACCAACGGCTATACCTGGACGACTTATCCTGAACGCCTCGAAGCCAACAACGTTAGCTGGAAGCTCTATCAGGGCGGCTCAGGAGAGCCCGGCACACCGACCGATAACTACACCGACAACTCGCTCGAGTTCTTCTCGCAATATCAGGTCAAAGAAGGCGCTTCCCCCACCGGCCCTCTCGTGACCAAAGGCGTCTCCGATCACACGCTCGTCGAGTTCCGCGAGGACATCGTCAACAACCGCCTGGCCCAGGTCTCCTGGATCGTCGCGCCCTACAAGTACAGCGAGCATCCCGAGGCCTGTCCCACGGACGGCGCTTACTACATCAACCGGATCATGGAAGCTCTGACCTCCAACCCCGAAGTCTGGAGCAAAACGGTCCTGTTCCTCAACTACGACGAGAACGACGGCCAGTTCGACCACATCGTCCCGCCGATGCCCCCGATGACGAACCAGCCCAACGCACAAGGCATGGTGTCGAAGGACCTGGTAGAGAGCCTTGGCGATGAGTTCCTGGATCTGGACAAGTACCCCGAAAACAAGCGTCCGGTAATCCCCAACGCCGATCCCGGAGGAATACAGCCGATCGGACTGGGGCCGCGCGTTCCGATGCTCATCATCTCCCCCTGGACTACCGGCGGATGGGTCTGCTCACAACTCTTCGATCACACCTCTGTGCTGCGATTCCTGGAAGCCCGCTTCGACATTCCCGAGCCGAACATCAGCGCATGGCGACGCTCCCTCTGCGGCGACCTGACCTCGGCCTTCGATTTCTCCGGTACCCCGGACACTGGCGTGGTTCGCTTTGAGGTACCTAAACATCTGGCGTCTCTGCACCAGCCCTATCATGTGCCGGCCGTGCAAGCGATGCCGCAGCAGGAACCCGGAACTCGCAGAGCTCGCGCTATCCCCTACGAGCTATTTGCTCACTGCCGCCTCCGAGATCAGGAGACGCACTCCGTTGGACAGAAGGTCTGGATCGACTTCGCCAATACAGGCGATTCCGGCGCGGCCTTTTATGTGTACGACGGCAGAAGGCCCGACGAAAACCCACGCCGCTATACGATCTCGACGGGTGACTCCTTCTCCGATTACTGGCTCTCCGCCGACACGCAAGGGATCTACGATCTCTCCGTCTATGGCCCCAATGGATACTTCTGCCGGTTTCGTGGCAATGCACTTGAAGCAGCCTCTCACGGCAAACCCAACCCCGAAGTCAGGGTGAACTACGATGTCGCGGCAGGCAATGTATGGCTGTCGCTGGCGAACACAGGTTCAGCGCCCTGCAGCCTGACGATCGCCAACGCCTATGGCGGCGCTCCGCACACCTACACCCTCCACCCCGGAAAGAGTGTGGATGACTCCTGGGTACTGAAATCCAGTTCAGCGTGGTACGACCTATCGGTCACTGTTGCGGAAGCACCAGAGTTTTTGCGGCGCTTCGCCGGCCACGTTGAAACGGGTCGTCCCAGCACCAGCGATCCGGCTATCTTTGCCGGTGAATAG
- a CDS encoding transposase codes for MNEYVNGRVHTQGIENFWACLKRSLAGTYVAVEPFHMDAYVDEQVFRYNTRKTHSDETRLAKVLSQVAGRRLTYKELTGKEG; via the coding sequence ATGAACGAATACGTCAACGGTCGCGTCCATACCCAAGGAATCGAGAACTTTTGGGCTTGCCTCAAACGGTCGCTTGCCGGAACCTACGTCGCCGTAGAGCCGTTCCACATGGACGCATACGTTGATGAGCAAGTATTCCGCTACAACACCCGTAAAACCCACTCGGACGAAACCCGCTTGGCGAAGGTTCTCTCTCAGGTCGCAGGACGCCGCCTGACCTATAAGGAACTGACCGGGAAGGAGGGGTAA
- a CDS encoding efflux transporter outer membrane subunit → MWLKRTSAISAGAVLLGTLAGCNVGPKYKQPNFPAPPAYRGADEAAVSSAESLGDQQWSQVFREPELQALIKTALTNNYDLRIAAQHILEQQAQVQITRAQQFPTLGIGGTGIGAGIPALNSIGSNNSGSNSNSSLSLSSPLAEGDLSLSATWNPDFWGLYRKQTEAARDQLLSQTWAQRAVRMTLVQQVATTYIQLRSLDRQLEITKQTLGVRQDSVKLTETLENGGSVPLSDVRQAEQLLYTATSEIPQLEQQIQQQENALTLLLGANPGPVGHTDPNALTPPPQDLPTGLTTQLMARRPDIQQAEAQLKEANANIGVARAQFFPQLSLSASAGFGSDSFTNFFNAGSRTIYSIGSLTQPIFEGGKLRGQLNLSKATEQEMLLSYQKTVTGAFHDVSNALIALNKQHALRVQQEKLVDSAQDATRLARLRYQGGATAYLEVLTTDSNLFTAQLSLVTAQQGEALALVQLYSALGGGWQ, encoded by the coding sequence ATGTGGCTCAAACGTACCAGCGCAATCTCAGCCGGAGCAGTCCTGCTAGGCACTCTAGCAGGCTGCAACGTCGGACCGAAGTACAAGCAGCCTAACTTTCCTGCGCCGCCCGCCTACCGCGGAGCGGACGAAGCAGCCGTCAGCAGTGCGGAATCTCTTGGCGATCAGCAGTGGTCCCAGGTCTTCCGTGAGCCTGAGCTGCAGGCGCTGATCAAGACCGCGCTCACCAATAACTATGATCTGCGCATTGCGGCTCAGCACATTCTCGAGCAGCAGGCGCAGGTGCAGATCACGCGCGCACAGCAGTTTCCTACTCTTGGTATAGGGGGAACGGGCATTGGCGCCGGCATCCCCGCGTTGAATAGCATTGGTTCCAACAACTCGGGCTCCAACTCCAATAGCTCACTCTCTCTCAGCAGCCCTCTCGCTGAAGGAGACCTCAGTCTCTCTGCTACCTGGAATCCGGACTTCTGGGGCCTTTATCGCAAGCAGACAGAAGCCGCTCGCGATCAGCTTCTGTCCCAGACATGGGCACAGCGTGCCGTTCGCATGACGCTCGTGCAGCAGGTTGCGACGACCTACATCCAGCTCCGTTCGCTCGATCGCCAGCTTGAGATTACGAAGCAGACTCTCGGTGTCCGCCAGGATTCTGTGAAGCTCACTGAGACTCTGGAGAACGGCGGTTCCGTGCCGCTCTCCGATGTGCGGCAGGCCGAGCAACTGCTCTATACCGCGACGTCCGAGATTCCTCAGCTTGAGCAGCAGATCCAGCAGCAGGAGAATGCCCTCACTCTCCTGCTGGGTGCGAATCCCGGACCTGTAGGACACACGGACCCCAACGCGCTCACACCGCCTCCGCAGGATCTTCCGACCGGTCTGACCACGCAACTGATGGCCCGTCGGCCTGACATCCAACAGGCTGAGGCGCAGCTCAAAGAGGCCAATGCCAATATCGGGGTGGCTCGCGCCCAGTTCTTCCCACAGCTTTCTCTCAGCGCTTCTGCGGGGTTCGGCAGCGATTCTTTCACTAACTTTTTCAATGCCGGCTCCCGGACTATCTACAGTATCGGTTCTCTGACTCAACCCATCTTCGAGGGCGGCAAACTGCGCGGTCAGTTGAACCTCTCCAAGGCGACCGAGCAGGAGATGCTTCTGAGCTATCAGAAGACTGTCACTGGGGCTTTTCACGATGTCTCGAACGCGCTGATTGCTCTCAACAAGCAGCACGCGCTCCGGGTGCAGCAAGAGAAGCTGGTGGACTCGGCACAGGATGCGACCCGTCTTGCCCGGCTTCGCTATCAGGGTGGAGCGACGGCTTATCTTGAAGTGCTGACGACAGACTCCAACCTCTTCACGGCCCAGTTATCTCTTGTGACCGCACAGCAGGGTGAAGCCCTGGCGCTGGTTCAGCTCTATAGCGCTCTCGGTGGTGGCTGGCAGTAA
- a CDS encoding efflux RND transporter permease subunit: MSKFFIRHPIVAIVIAILTVILGLVTMVSLPTSQFPDIVPPEILVTATYPGADAKTLTQAVSTPIEQQMNGVDNMIYMDSVSANNGVVQLFVDFDVKTDPNIDQVLAQLRVDQAQSQLPAQVTTAGLTVQKALTSPLMLVAVNSPGGKLSQDFLTNYAIINLQDQITRVKGVSRVQTFGGQYALRVWVQPDKLAQLGVTAPEVIAAIQTQNNVNPAGQIGAEPIPKGQQFTYTVRTQGRLVTPEEFGDIILRANADGSILHLKDVARIELGDQAYGISGRYNQAPSGIMAIYQLPGSNAVQTAAAVNQRMKELSATFPAGISYDVPLDTTKAVTAGIHEIVITLLEALALVVIVVFIFLQGWRATLIPLLAVPVSLIGTFIIFPALGFSINTLSLFGLVLAIGLVVDDAIIVVEAVEHHIDEGLDPVAATEKAMEEVGGPVVAIALILAAVFIPTAFIPGITGRLYQQFAVTIAISVLISAFNALTLSPALSALLLKPKDKNATKKPNLLNRGFALFNKFFGRTTDSFVSTSNILIHKSSLAMLGIALVGVLAFFLGTSLPTGFIPTEDQGYMFLALQLPDGASAQRTDAAQQKITAALLKTPGIQGVIAVTNFSLLTQVQSTNAGFFFVSLKPWEDRKSKEEQLEYIQGNLQKQLSQDPDGIAFAFPPPSIPGIGTSGGVTMVVEDRSGSDDPETLTKNVYAFLGALKQRPEIGAAVPSYEPAVPQLYANVDREKALQQQVQLSDVYTTMSTFMGGYLVNYFNRFGRQWQTFVEAEGTSRTDIKNINQFYVRSANGGQVPLSSLVTVKQITGPEFIYRFNEFNAAQINITGAPGYSSGQIRKALEDTFAKTMPAGSGYDYSGMSYQEQQAEKGVPSWAVFALSLLFVFLILAALYSSWTLPFSVLLSTPVAILGAYIALHARLLENDIFATIGLVMLIGLSAKNAILIVEFAKTNYEAGLSISEAALAAARVRFRPIVMTALAFIVGCLPLWTATGAGAASRQILGTVVVGGMLLSTGLGLIFIPVTFSVVEYISHRFTKGGKGTTMDSKHDFDPVAAGKAAGGGPETPTKGGHA; encoded by the coding sequence ATGTCAAAGTTTTTTATTCGCCACCCTATTGTCGCGATTGTTATTGCCATCCTTACGGTCATTCTCGGCCTGGTAACGATGGTGAGCCTTCCCACCTCGCAGTTTCCCGATATTGTTCCGCCTGAAATTCTGGTAACCGCCACCTATCCTGGTGCCGACGCCAAGACGCTGACCCAGGCCGTTTCGACTCCGATCGAGCAGCAGATGAACGGCGTCGACAACATGATCTACATGGACTCGGTCAGCGCCAACAACGGCGTGGTTCAGCTCTTCGTCGACTTTGACGTCAAGACAGATCCAAATATCGACCAGGTTCTCGCGCAGCTTCGTGTCGATCAGGCCCAGTCTCAGCTTCCGGCCCAGGTTACGACCGCTGGTCTCACCGTCCAGAAGGCGCTTACCTCGCCGCTCATGCTCGTCGCGGTCAATTCGCCGGGCGGCAAGCTGAGCCAGGACTTCCTGACCAATTACGCGATCATCAACCTTCAGGACCAGATCACGCGCGTCAAGGGTGTCTCTCGCGTACAGACATTCGGCGGCCAGTATGCTCTCCGCGTCTGGGTGCAGCCGGACAAGCTCGCGCAGCTTGGCGTGACCGCTCCTGAAGTCATCGCCGCGATACAAACGCAGAATAACGTTAACCCTGCCGGCCAGATCGGCGCTGAGCCCATTCCCAAGGGGCAGCAGTTTACCTATACCGTCCGTACCCAGGGACGTCTCGTTACGCCTGAAGAGTTCGGCGATATTATTCTTCGCGCGAATGCGGATGGCTCGATCCTGCATCTCAAAGACGTTGCTCGCATCGAGCTTGGCGATCAGGCCTACGGCATTTCGGGACGCTACAATCAAGCGCCCTCCGGGATCATGGCGATCTACCAGCTTCCCGGATCCAATGCCGTCCAGACTGCGGCTGCCGTCAACCAGCGCATGAAGGAGCTCTCTGCTACCTTCCCCGCGGGCATCAGTTATGACGTTCCCCTGGATACCACCAAGGCAGTTACCGCCGGTATTCACGAGATCGTGATCACGCTGCTGGAAGCGCTGGCTCTCGTCGTCATCGTCGTGTTCATCTTCCTGCAGGGATGGCGCGCGACGCTCATTCCGCTACTCGCCGTGCCGGTCTCCCTGATCGGAACCTTCATCATCTTTCCGGCGCTCGGGTTCTCGATCAACACTTTGTCCCTGTTCGGACTGGTGCTTGCCATTGGTCTCGTCGTCGACGATGCCATCATCGTCGTCGAAGCCGTCGAGCATCACATCGACGAAGGACTGGACCCTGTAGCTGCTACCGAGAAGGCCATGGAAGAGGTCGGTGGCCCGGTGGTCGCGATCGCCCTCATCCTTGCTGCCGTCTTTATTCCAACGGCCTTTATCCCCGGTATTACCGGGCGCTTGTATCAGCAGTTCGCCGTGACGATCGCCATCTCGGTGCTCATCTCGGCCTTCAATGCTCTTACTCTTTCCCCGGCGCTCTCGGCTCTTCTGCTCAAGCCCAAGGATAAAAATGCTACCAAGAAGCCGAACCTGCTGAATCGTGGTTTTGCTCTCTTCAACAAGTTCTTTGGCCGCACGACAGATAGTTTCGTCAGTACCTCCAACATCCTTATCCATAAGTCTTCGCTTGCCATGCTCGGTATCGCACTGGTTGGCGTTCTGGCCTTCTTTCTTGGCACCAGCCTTCCTACCGGTTTTATTCCGACAGAAGACCAGGGGTATATGTTCCTTGCCCTGCAACTGCCGGATGGAGCTTCGGCTCAGCGAACGGATGCGGCGCAGCAGAAGATTACCGCTGCTCTGCTTAAGACTCCCGGCATTCAGGGTGTCATTGCCGTTACCAACTTCTCGCTGCTGACCCAGGTTCAGAGTACAAACGCCGGCTTCTTCTTCGTCTCTCTCAAGCCGTGGGAGGATCGCAAGAGCAAGGAAGAGCAGCTCGAATATATTCAAGGCAATCTGCAGAAGCAGCTTTCGCAGGACCCTGACGGCATCGCCTTCGCCTTCCCGCCGCCCTCTATTCCGGGCATCGGAACCTCTGGCGGTGTCACCATGGTTGTTGAAGACCGTTCAGGATCGGACGATCCCGAGACGCTTACCAAGAACGTCTACGCGTTCCTCGGAGCGTTGAAGCAACGTCCTGAGATCGGTGCGGCTGTTCCGTCGTATGAGCCTGCCGTTCCCCAGCTCTATGCGAATGTGGACCGGGAGAAAGCTCTGCAACAGCAGGTCCAGCTTTCGGATGTCTACACCACCATGTCCACCTTCATGGGCGGATACCTGGTCAATTACTTCAATCGTTTCGGCCGCCAATGGCAGACCTTTGTCGAAGCGGAAGGAACCTCTCGTACGGACATCAAGAACATCAATCAGTTTTACGTCCGCAGTGCCAATGGAGGGCAGGTTCCACTCTCTTCTCTGGTCACGGTGAAACAGATTACAGGTCCGGAGTTTATCTACCGCTTCAACGAGTTCAACGCAGCGCAGATCAACATCACCGGCGCTCCCGGCTATAGCTCCGGCCAGATCCGCAAGGCTCTGGAGGATACCTTTGCCAAGACCATGCCAGCCGGCAGCGGGTACGACTACTCCGGCATGTCCTACCAGGAACAACAGGCTGAAAAGGGCGTGCCCTCCTGGGCTGTCTTCGCTCTCTCCCTGCTCTTCGTCTTCCTGATCCTTGCGGCTCTTTACTCGAGCTGGACCCTGCCCTTCAGCGTCCTTCTCAGTACACCTGTCGCGATTCTCGGCGCTTACATCGCGCTTCACGCCCGTCTGCTTGAGAACGACATCTTCGCGACCATCGGTCTGGTCATGTTGATCGGTCTTTCCGCGAAGAATGCGATTCTTATCGTTGAATTCGCGAAGACCAACTACGAAGCAGGTCTCAGCATCTCCGAGGCTGCTCTTGCTGCTGCCAGGGTGCGCTTCCGGCCCATTGTGATGACGGCGCTGGCCTTCATCGTCGGTTGCCTTCCGCTTTGGACGGCGACCGGAGCAGGAGCCGCTTCCCGTCAGATCCTGGGCACTGTCGTTGTTGGAGGCATGCTCCTCTCAACAGGCTTAGGTCTCATCTTTATCCCCGTAACCTTCTCTGTCGTCGAGTACATCTCCCATCGCTTTACCAAAGGCGGCAAGGGCACCACGATGGACTCGAAGCATGACTTCGATCCTGTTGCTGCCGGTAAAGCTGCTGGAGGCGGACCAGAGACGCCGACCAAGGGAGGTCATGCATGA